One Polypterus senegalus isolate Bchr_013 chromosome 10, ASM1683550v1, whole genome shotgun sequence DNA segment encodes these proteins:
- the ticam1 gene encoding TIR domain-containing adapter molecule 1 encodes MAEKQDPTVEDAFQILSKAPKERLLSLSFREVRSCADKLVHSMILLKLGRTVEAQAELEKLDTQAASYIAKRLVCESPPIAEDDRMASFQHDPDFLVDVARIFKVLVAENLCKACLRDDAYVAAVKAYERRPGKSLSSVEELITESRRECGPHLNFSGIEESEGGLTSQINGLSPSPPSPSPALPCPLRSCDNSPFSGISHLEISQSPTVCLASKRSGNEENFNSGISSESEVTNAAGPPSSKCMSNRHGESLIRSTRLSGLSQKVAPRSVALPSGVVLQSRSSAPVDSKCTIDKGNAQGCRFPSTADHRLPVSTPSESAESFAAHKNGKESVTKSVPEAIRTPGPPDLPSNAQEDEVLDVEFFSFVLLHAPEDAEQAEEVQETLERLGAGKGATFSQDFEQPGKCRLSCLQEAVNKSAFTVILLTRNFNSRWAAYKTNSVLTESIENRHKYNTVIPFKPKKRCASPNDIPYALRCINPLDEKKPGFEKKVKKTFDKNTIESQRSLWLQEQRISQKNQKEAEMKDLNQNLQRLCNADLRLAAEEKHKHDLLKAWQQQMYQLQRPPFHPSAQCLPPPGMQNLFFNNGQNYFIPELPNFPNPAATPTPGDNPELGRLHPAYQQPNIIQIHHAQNIQIGDQARMSVCVATENVEDNEDEEEEGEDT; translated from the coding sequence ATGGCTGAAAAGCAGGACCCAACCGTGGAGGATGCATTCCAGATACTATCCAAGGCGCCGAAAGAGAGACTTCTGAGCCTGTCCTTCAGGGAAGTGCGGTCTTGTGCCGACAAACTTGTACATTCCATGATTCTTCTGAAACTCGGCCGAACTGTGGAAGCTCAGGCTGAACTCGAGAAACTTGATACCCAGGCGGCCAGCTATATTGCCAAAAGACTGGTCTGCGAAAGCCCGCCGATTGCCGAAGATGACAGAATGGCATCGTTTCAACATGACCCGGACTTCCTGGTGGATGTGGCCCGGATCTTTAAGGTTCTGGTTGCTGAAAACCTGTGCAAGGCCTGCTTGCGGGATGACGCTTATGTGGCCGCTGTGAAAGCGTATGAACGCAGACCTGGGAAGAGTCTGTCAAGTGTGGAGGAGCTGATCACGGAGAGCAGAAGAGAATGTGGACCACATTTGAATTTTTCGGGGATTGAGGAGAGTGAAGGAGGGCTAACCTCCCAAATAAACGGTCTTTCCCCCTCTCCTCCATCTCCTAGTCCAGCCCTGCCTTGTCCTTTAAGGTCCTGCGATAATAGCCCTTTTTCTGGTATTAGTCATCTGGAAATCAGCCAGTCTCCCACGGTGTGCCTTGCATCCAAAAGATCTGGGAATGAGGAGAATTTCAATTCCGGTATCTCCTCGGAGAGTGAAGTAACAAATGCTGCTGGTCCTCCTTCTTCAAAGTGTATGTCTAACAGACATGGTGAGTCCCTGATACGGAGCACTCGGTTATCGGGTCTGTCTCAGAAGGTGGCACCTCGCTCCGTTGCTCTCCCTTCcggagtggttcttcagagcaggAGCAGCGCCCCTGTTGATTCAAAGTGCACGATTGATAAAGGAAACGCACAAGGATGCCGTTTTCCATCCACGGCTGACCATCGCCTGCCTGTGTCAACCCCATCCGAAAGTGCCGAAAGCTTCGCTGCCCACAAAAACGGCAAAGAGTCGGTCACCAAAAGCGTACCTGAAGCCATTCGGACCCCGGGACCTCCAGACTTGCCGTCCAATGCACAGGAGGACGAAGTCCTGGATGTggagtttttttcctttgttttactgCACGCCCCAGAAGATGCTGAGCAGGCAGAGGAAGTTCAGGAGACCCTGGAGCGACTGGGAGCAGGAAAGGGGGCCACTTTCAGCCAGGACTTTGAACAACCTGGGAAGTGCCGTTTGAGTTGCCTTCAGGAAGCCGTCAACAAATCGGCCTTCACCGTCATCCTCCTAACGAGAAATTTTAACTCGCGCTGGGCCGCCTACAAGACCAACTCGGTGCTGACCGAGTCCATTGAGAACCGCCACAAGTACAACACCGTTATCCCTTTCAAGCCCAAAAAAAGATGCGCATCTCCTAATGACATCCCTTACGCGCTTCGCTGCATAAATCCGCTGGATGAGAAGAAACCGGGGTTTGAGAAGAAGGTGAAGAAGACGTTTGATAAAAATACAATCGAAAGCCAAAGGAGCCTCTGGCTACAAGAGCAAAGAATTTCTCAAAAAAACCAGAAGGAAGCTGAGATGAAAGACTTGAACCAAAACTTGCAGCGCCTGTGTAATGCCGACCTCCGCCTTGCTGCTGAGGAGAAGCACAAGCACGATCTCTTAAAAGCTTGGCAACAACAAATGTATCAGTTACAGCGGCCCCCCTTTCATCCTTCGGCGCAGTGTCTGCCACCCCCTGGTATGCAGAATCTTTTTTTCAATAATGGTCAAAATTACTTCATCCCAGAGCTACCGAATTTCCCTAACCCAGCAGCTACACCCACCCCAGGGGACAATCCAGAACTCGGACGACTGCACCCAGCCTACCAGCAGCCGAATATCATCCAGATTCACCATGCCCAGAACATTCAGATCGGTGATCAGGCTCGGATGAGCGTCTGCGTGGCTACTGAGAACGTGGAAGACAACGAAGAcgaggaagaagaaggagaggaCACTTGA